CGTTCGAGCCCGCCGGGGAAGAAGGGCGGAGAGGAGCCGAAGCAACTGGGCGCGCCGGTGTGGCAGGTCGGTCCCTCGGGATCGGCGCGGATTAGCAGGGCATCATTATCGCAGTCGGCGGCGACGGAGCGCAGGCGCAGGCGGTTGCCGCTGGTCTCGCCCTTCACCCATAGACGGCTCTTCGAGCGGCTAAGGAAGGTGACGAAGCCCGCTTCGATGGTCGCCTTCAGTGCGGCGCGATCCATATAGCCGAGCATTCGCACCATGCCTTCCGCATCCTGGACGATAGCCGGAAGCAGGCCATCGCTCTTGCTCCAGTCGAGGCTGTCGAGATCGATCACCGGCGCACCTCCAGTCCTTCCATTTCAAGGGCCGTCTTGAGAGCAGGAATGGCGATCCGGCCATCGTGGAAGACGGATGCGGCGAGCGCACCGCTGGCGCCGGCGCGGAACGCATCGACGAAGTGCTCGGGCTTTCCGGCGCCGCCGGAGATGACAATTGGCACGTCGACCGCGGCCGCCAGCGCCCGAAGCTGGTCGAGGTCGTAACCCTCGCGCACCCCGTCGCGGTCCATGCAGTTAAGCACTATTTCTCCTGCGCCCAGCGCGACTGCCTCTCTGGCCCAGTCGAGCGTTTCGCGGCCGCTGTCGCGTGTCGCCTCCGGCCGGCCAGTGAATTGCTTGACGCGAAGGCGGCCGTCCGTGCCGCGAAAGCTGTCGATACCCAGAACCACACATTGGCGGCCGAATGCGCCGGCGAGTTCGGCGATGAGCCTCGGACGACGCAGGGCAGGAGAGTTGATGCTGACCTTGTCGGCGCCGGCACCAAGCACTTCGCGGGCATCGTCGACGCTGGAGATTCCGCCTGCAACGCTGAAGGGAATGTCGAGAACCGTGGCGATCCGCCCGACCCAACGCACGTCGAGTCGGCGGCCGTCGGCGCTCGCAGTGATGTCGTAAAACACCAATTCATCGGCGCCGGAATCGCGGTAGCGAGCGGCAAACTCGACCACGTCGCCGACATCGCGGTGGTCGCGAAAGCGGACTCCCTTCACGACCCGGCCGTCGGCAACATCGAGGCAGGGGATGATCCTAACAGTCGGCATGGATCACGCCTTCTGCCACGGTAAAGCGACCTTCCCAGATGGCCTTGCCGACGATTGCGCGGGCAGCGCCGCAAGCGCGCAGAGCGTCAAGATCGGCAAGACCGGCGACTCCGCCCGAAGCCTGCAGTTCGATCGCGGGATATCGCGAGGCTATGACCTGCATCAGCGCGAGGTTCGGGCCGGTCATCATTCCGTCGCGGGCAATGTCGGTGACGAGCAGGTGGCGGACCGCCGGGAAGCGGGCGAGGACGGAATCGAGCGTCTTGCCACTGTCAGTGGCCCAGCCGTGCGCCGCGACGCGCGGCGTTCCGTCGTCGAGCCGGACATCGAGCGCCAGCACCAGCCGGTCGGCGCCGAAGCGGTCGAGGAGCGCATCGAAGGTGTCGGGATCGTCGAGCGCGAGGCTGCCGAGAACGACCCGGGCGACTCCGGAATCGAGCATCAGCGCGACCTGGGCCGCATTGCGGAACCCCCAGCGACTTGGACGGCCAGTGGAGCGCTTGCAGCGAGCGTTCGGAACAGGTCGTGCTGGCGTGGCTCTCGGGCCCGGGCGCCGTCAAGATCGACCACATGCGCCTCGCTTGCGCCGCCTTCCGCGAAACGGATGAGCGCGGCCATGGGATCGGAGTCGTAAGTCGTCGCGCGGGCGAAATCGCCCTGCGCGAGGCGCACGCAGCGGCCGCCGGCGAGATCGATTGCGGGGAGGAGAATCATGCCGCGAGGAACGCCTTGAGGAAGTTCGCACCCGCTTGCGACGAACGTTCGGGGTGGAATTGTGCGCCCCAGCGCGAACCGTCGCGAAGTGCGGCCGGAAAGCTGCGCTGCCCATGGCGCGCGCGCGCGGCGGTTGCCGGACCGTCGGCACAAACGAAGCCGTGCGCGAAATAGAGCTGGTCGCCGTTGGCAAGGCCGAGACCGGGCGCGACATCGCGCAGCGCGCACCAACCCATGTTGGGAACGGGCACACCGGGCGCGGAGGCGAGCGCGGAGACCGTGCCGGGCAGAAGGCCGAGAAGCGCAGTGCCGCCATCTTCCTCGCTGCGCTCGAAGAGCAATTGCATGCCGAGGCAGATGCCGAGCGTCGGCCTCGTCCGCTCGGCAACGACCCAGTCGAGGCCGGTCTCGCGAAGGCGGGACATGGCGCTTGCGGCCGCACCCACTCCGGGCAGGACGAGGCGATCGGCCTCCTCCGCCTCGCGCGTAGAATGGGTCAGCACGGGAGTGGCACCGAGCCGCTCGAACGCGCGTGCGACAGAGCGCGTGTTGCCGTAGCCGAGGTCGAGGATGGCGAGGGCGGTCACAGCACGCCCTTGGTCGAGGGCAGGCCGTTGCCGGCGGCGGCGACGGCCTGGCGGAGCGCGCGGCCGAAGGCCTTGAATGCGGCCTCGACCTTGTGATGATCGTTGTCGCCGGCAACGCGGACGTGAATCGCCGCGCCCATGGAATCCGCTAGGCTGCGGAAAACGTGTGGCACCATCTGCGTGGGAAGATCGCCGACGCGCTCGGACAGGAACGCGCCCTCGAAGCGCGCGAACGGGCGGCCGGAAAGATCAATCAGCACCTGGCCTTCGGCCTCGTCCATCGGCAATGCGAACCCAAAGCGGCCGATGCCGCGCTTATCGCCGAGCGCCTGGCGGATGCCGGTGCCGAGCGCGATTGCGACATCCTCGACGCTGTGGTGGGCATCGACATGCGTGTCGCCCTCGCACTGCAGGTTGAGCGCGAAGCCGCCGTGCGCGGCGACCTGGTCGATCATGTGATCGTAGAAGGCGATTCCGGTGGAGATCGTGCGCGGCCCGTCTCGGTCGAGGTCGAGGCTGAGGGCGAGGCGAGTTTCGCGCGTGTCGCGGACCAGGTCGGAGCGGCGTGCGGGCGCCGCATCGGCGACTCCGAAGACGGCGAGTAGCGCGGCATTCTCCCGTGCCGTTCCGACAGTGACCCGGACTCCGCCTGGCGCGGCATTGGGGCGAAAGCGCACCCGCACTCCGGCGGCCGCAAGCCGGCGGGCGAGGGCGGCGGGATCTTCGACTTGGAGGAACAGGAAATTGCCCCCAGCGCGGACGGTTGCGATTTCGCAAACATCGTCCAGAACTCCGGCGAGCCGTTGCCGCTCTGACAGGATTTCGCCGATCCGCTGCTTGTGGATCGGCATTCGCTCCGGTCCGAGCGCCGCAAGCGCGGCTGCGATGCTTGGCGCGGGCAGCGGATAGGGTGGCGACACGCGCGAGAGTAGACCGATAAGCTCCGGCGAACCGATAGCGCAGCCGATGCGCGCTCCGGCGATGCCAAAAGCCTTGGAAAGGGTGCGCAGGATAACGAGATTGCCGCCGGCCTCGCAGGCAAGGCCTTGGCCGTCTTCGAACTCCATATAGGCTTCGTCTGCGACGACGATCGTGTCGGGAAGCTCGCGCGCAATGCGGCGGACGTCGTCAGCATCGACGCAGGTTCCGGTCGGGTTGTTGGGGGTGCAAAGAAACACGAGCTTGGGCTTCGCCGGGGTCATCTGTGCAAGGACGGCTTCGGCGTCGAAGCGGAAGTCTTCGCCCAACCGGGCGCTGACCACGCCTGCCCCCTGAACGCGGGCGAACTGGGCGTAGGCCGAGAAGGTCGGCTCAACTATCCCTATCGAATCCTCGCCGGCTTCGCAGAAGGTGCGAATCAACAGGTCGATCGCATCGTCGCTGCCGCGCGTGACCCACAGGCGGTCGGGAGCGACACCGTACAGGTCGCTCATTCGGTTGCGAAGCGCGGCGGGCTGCGGTTCCGGATAACGGTTGATCTCCGGCTGCCCGTCGACCAACGCGGCATAGGGGCTTTCGTTAGCGTCGAGCCGGATCGTCCCCGCAAGCGGTGCGCCGGCGATGTCGACAGGTGGCAAGTCGCGGACCGCGGCCCGGGCGAGGCGGAGTGCGATGCTCACGCCGTCGCCCTCGCTTCGGCGGCGCGAGCGTGCGCCTCGAGGCCCTCGAGTCTTGCGAGTGCTGCGGCCGGGCCAGCTAGCTCGGCGGCAGTGCGCTGCGTGATGCGCTGGACGGTCATTGCCTTCATGAACGTCATGGTCGCCACTCCGCCGGTGAAGCGGGCGGCGCCGTCG
The window above is part of the Sphingomonas sp. HDW15A genome. Proteins encoded here:
- the hisIE gene encoding bifunctional phosphoribosyl-AMP cyclohydrolase/phosphoribosyl-ATP diphosphatase HisIE — its product is MIDLDSLDWSKSDGLLPAIVQDAEGMVRMLGYMDRAALKATIEAGFVTFLSRSKSRLWVKGETSGNRLRLRSVAADCDNDALLIRADPEGPTCHTGAPSCFGSSPPFFPGGLERVVRARAAAGSSESYTSRLAAEGRSRIAQKVGEEGVEVALAAVSGDRDELVSEAADLAFHLTLLLSERGIDWREVSEELERRHRERTATASS
- the hisF gene encoding imidazole glycerol phosphate synthase subunit HisF → MPTVRIIPCLDVADGRVVKGVRFRDHRDVGDVVEFAARYRDSGADELVFYDITASADGRRLDVRWVGRIATVLDIPFSVAGGISSVDDAREVLGAGADKVSINSPALRRPRLIAELAGAFGRQCVVLGIDSFRGTDGRLRVKQFTGRPEATRDSGRETLDWAREAVALGAGEIVLNCMDRDGVREGYDLDQLRALAAAVDVPIVISGGAGKPEHFVDAFRAGASGALAASVFHDGRIAIPALKTALEMEGLEVRR
- a CDS encoding HisA/HisF-related TIM barrel protein; translation: MLDSGVARVVLGSLALDDPDTFDALLDRFGADRLVLALDVRLDDGTPRVAAHGWATDSGKTLDSVLARFPAVRHLLVTDIARDGMMTGPNLALMQVIASRYPAIELQASGGVAGLADLDALRACGAARAIVGKAIWEGRFTVAEGVIHADC
- a CDS encoding HisA/HisF-related TIM barrel protein, with the protein product MILLPAIDLAGGRCVRLAQGDFARATTYDSDPMAALIRFAEGGASEAHVVDLDGARAREPRQHDLFRTLAASAPLAVQVAGGSAMRPRSR
- the hisH gene encoding imidazole glycerol phosphate synthase subunit HisH, yielding MTALAILDLGYGNTRSVARAFERLGATPVLTHSTREAEEADRLVLPGVGAAASAMSRLRETGLDWVVAERTRPTLGICLGMQLLFERSEEDGGTALLGLLPGTVSALASAPGVPVPNMGWCALRDVAPGLGLANGDQLYFAHGFVCADGPATAARARHGQRSFPAALRDGSRWGAQFHPERSSQAGANFLKAFLAA
- the hisC gene encoding histidinol-phosphate transaminase; amino-acid sequence: MSIALRLARAAVRDLPPVDIAGAPLAGTIRLDANESPYAALVDGQPEINRYPEPQPAALRNRMSDLYGVAPDRLWVTRGSDDAIDLLIRTFCEAGEDSIGIVEPTFSAYAQFARVQGAGVVSARLGEDFRFDAEAVLAQMTPAKPKLVFLCTPNNPTGTCVDADDVRRIARELPDTIVVADEAYMEFEDGQGLACEAGGNLVILRTLSKAFGIAGARIGCAIGSPELIGLLSRVSPPYPLPAPSIAAALAALGPERMPIHKQRIGEILSERQRLAGVLDDVCEIATVRAGGNFLFLQVEDPAALARRLAAAGVRVRFRPNAAPGGVRVTVGTARENAALLAVFGVADAAPARRSDLVRDTRETRLALSLDLDRDGPRTISTGIAFYDHMIDQVAAHGGFALNLQCEGDTHVDAHHSVEDVAIALGTGIRQALGDKRGIGRFGFALPMDEAEGQVLIDLSGRPFARFEGAFLSERVGDLPTQMVPHVFRSLADSMGAAIHVRVAGDNDHHKVEAAFKAFGRALRQAVAAAGNGLPSTKGVL